One Amycolatopsis tolypomycina DNA segment encodes these proteins:
- a CDS encoding GNAT family N-acetyltransferase codes for MDAYFTEPGREAYFVTVDGKLAGFTLLRSDVDSTGSWNIAEFFVVRRYRRRGIARRAAKLVFARHPGKWTLSFDHNNAPAEALWRAVVTEVATGGITETERPPPIPGTRLGFTA; via the coding sequence CTGGACGCGTACTTCACCGAGCCCGGCCGCGAGGCGTACTTCGTCACGGTCGACGGCAAGCTCGCCGGCTTCACCCTGCTACGCAGCGACGTCGACAGCACCGGTTCGTGGAACATCGCAGAGTTCTTCGTGGTCCGCCGCTACCGCAGGCGGGGCATCGCCCGGCGCGCGGCAAAACTCGTGTTCGCCCGCCACCCGGGCAAGTGGACGTTGTCGTTCGACCACAACAACGCACCGGCGGAGGCGTTGTGGCGAGCGGTCGTCACGGAGGTGGCAACGGGAGGCATCACCGAGACCGAGCGCCCACCCCCCATCCCGGGAACCAGGCTGGGATTCACGGCGT